From Nicotiana tabacum cultivar K326 chromosome 22, ASM71507v2, whole genome shotgun sequence, one genomic window encodes:
- the LOC107828479 gene encoding protease Do-like 9 produces the protein MVDLKRKRGRKPKNAGSDSGGGAETAVDEGAVSANPVETATNGDTQTHRRGRGRLRKVEEVVDRDIAASPERRGHRFPDHNHGELTATVLSGDLRHVAELATAAAKAAPSMDAVVKVFCVHTDPNFSLPWQRKRQYSSSSSGFIISGKRVLTNAHSVEHHTQVKLKKRGSDTKYLATVLSIGTECDIAMLTVNDDEFWEGVSPLEFGDLPALQDAVTVVGYPIGGDTISVTSGVVSRIEILSYVHVSTELLGLQIDAAINSGNSGGPAFNDKGKCVGIAFQSLKHEDAENIGYVIPTPVIMHFIQDYEKNGAYTGFPVIGVEWQKMENPDLRKSVGMAHNQKGVRIRRVEPTAPESNVLKPSDVILSFDGVDIANDGTVPFRHGERIGFSYLVSQKYTGDDARVKVLRKSKTLEFKIKLNAHKRLIPAHIKGKPPSYYIVGGFVFTAVSVPYLRSEYGKDYEFDAPVKLLDKLLHAMAQSIDEQLVVVSQVLVADINIGYEELVNTQVLAFNGKPIKNLKSLANMVEACKEEYMKFDLDYDQIVVLQTKNAKAATSDILAMHCIPSAMSDDLNESCF, from the exons ATGGTAGACTTAAAGAGGAAAAGAGGCCGAAAACCTAAAAATGCGGGGTCGGACTCCGGCGGCGGCGCGGAAACAGCCGTAGACGAAGGCGCAGTTTCTGCAAACCCTGTCGAGACCGCCACCAACGGCGATACACAAACTCACCGCCGCGGCCGTGGCCGCCTGAGGAAAGTCGAAGAAGTAGTTGACAGGGATATTGCGGCGTCACCGGAGAGACGAGGCCATAGATTCCCCGACCACAACCACGGCGAACTCACCGCCACAGTATTGAGTGGCGACTTGAGGCATGTCGCGGAGTTGGCTACCGCAGCGGCGAAGGCGGCACCGTCGATGGATGCGGTGGTGAAAGTGTTCTGCGTGCACACAGATCCGAATTTCTCGCTTCCGTGGCAGAGGAAGAGACAATACAGCTCTAGTAGTAGTGGTTTCATAATTAGTGGAAAAAGAGTGCTCACAAATGCTCACTCTGTGGAGCATCATACTCAAGTTAAGCTCAAGAAACGTGGCTCTGATACAAAATACCTAGCTACTGTACTCTCCATTGGAACTGAGTGTGACATTG CAATGTTAACTGTGAATGATGATGAGTTCTGGGAAGGAGTATCACCTCTTGAATTTGGGGATTTGCCTGCACTGCAAGATGCTGTAACTGTTGTTGGATACCCTATAGGAGGAGATACGATCTCTGTGACTAGCGGTGTTGTCTCGCGCATTGAGATACTATCTTATGTTCATGTGTCGACCGAGCTCCTTGGATTGCAG ATAGATGCTGCCATCAATTCTGGAAATTCTGGTGGACCTGCATTCAATGATAAGGGGAAGTGTGTAGGTATTGCATTTCAATCCCTTAAGCATGAAGATGCCGAGAACATCGGTTATGTCATACCAACTCCAGTAATTATGCATTTCATCCAAGATTATGAGAAGAATGGAGCATATACAG GTTTTCCTGTCATTGGAGTTGAATGGCAAAAAATGGAAAATCCCGACCTCCGCAAGTCGGTTGGTATGGCACATAATCAGAAGGGTGTCCGGATCCGAAGAGTTGAGCCTACGGCTCCAGAATCTAATGTTCTAAAGCCTTCAGATGTTATCCTTAGCTTTGACGGAGTTGATATAGCCAATGATGGAACAG TACCGTTCAGGCATGGAGAGCGCATTGGTTTCAGCTATCTTGTTTCTCAAAAATATACTGGAGATGATGCTCGAGTGAAAGTTCTTCGTAAATCTAAGACTCTAGAATTCAAAATAAAGCTTAACGCACATAAACGATTGATTCCAGCTCATATCAAGGGAAAACCTCCTTCTTACTACATTGTCGGTGGATTTGTTTTCACTGCTGTTTCTGTTCCATATTTACGTTCAGAG TATGGAAAAGATTATGAATTTGATGCTCCAGTTAAGTTGTTGGACAAACTCCTACACGCAATGGCACAATCAATTGATGAACAACTGGTTGTGGTTTCTCAG GTGCTTGTGGCTGACATCAATATTGGTTATGAAGAACTAGTTAACACTCAG GTTCTTGCTTTCAACGGCAAGCCTATAAAAAATCTGAAGAGCTTGGCTAACATGGTGGAGGCCTGTAAAGAAGAATACATGAAGTTTGATCTTGATTATGATCAG ATTGTTGTACTGCAGACTAAAAATGCAAAAGCAGCAACGTCAGATATTCTTGCAATGCATTGTATACCTTCAGCCATGTCTGATGATCTGAATGAGAGCTGTTTTTGA